One window of the Herbiconiux sp. L3-i23 genome contains the following:
- a CDS encoding MFS transporter: MTTTADSPAIAPSSAGSTRRVVWASFVGTALESFDFYVYAYFAAFFVGPLFFEPLGTFGATLTAFLTIGISYVVRPLGAIVFGHLGDRIGRRKTLLVTIAIMGVATGLIGVLPTYAVAGWFGAVVLVILRLAQGISLGGEWGGAILLATEHSDSRRRAFWAAFPQLGSPVGSILSAVAFLVLTFVMSAEELAAWGWRIPFLLAIPLLLVSLYLRWSIDETPVFKNLVATDRRDRIPFLAMFKRQPVVLLIAVGVSLLGIGSYSLMNTYTVNYGVAVLGFSYQDLLIATTIGGLLQLITIPTFGWLATKIGSARVVAIGAAGTLLIAFPMYFLLQFSTFGILVATMIIGGILPTLSWAALGGLMSDLFDDDFRYSALSVAYSVGALISGFVPAATGVLAEATANAWWHPGIVLAIMSAITLVASIAAARVVAARGTEPVTAVRSDPVSA, translated from the coding sequence ATGACAACCACAGCTGACTCCCCCGCCATCGCTCCGTCGTCCGCCGGGTCCACCCGCCGCGTCGTCTGGGCATCCTTCGTGGGCACCGCCCTCGAATCGTTCGACTTCTACGTCTACGCCTACTTCGCCGCCTTCTTCGTCGGTCCCCTGTTCTTCGAACCGCTCGGCACCTTCGGCGCGACGCTCACCGCGTTCCTCACCATCGGCATCAGCTACGTGGTGCGCCCGCTTGGGGCGATCGTCTTCGGGCACCTGGGCGACCGCATCGGGAGGCGGAAGACCCTGCTCGTCACGATCGCGATCATGGGCGTCGCGACGGGCCTGATCGGCGTCCTGCCGACCTACGCGGTCGCGGGCTGGTTCGGCGCGGTGGTGCTCGTCATCCTCCGTCTCGCCCAGGGCATCTCGCTCGGCGGCGAGTGGGGTGGAGCGATCCTGCTCGCCACCGAGCACTCCGACTCGCGGCGCCGCGCGTTCTGGGCGGCCTTCCCGCAGCTCGGCTCCCCCGTCGGCTCGATCCTCTCCGCCGTCGCGTTCCTCGTGCTCACGTTCGTGATGTCCGCCGAGGAGCTCGCCGCGTGGGGGTGGCGCATCCCCTTCCTCCTCGCGATCCCGCTGCTCCTGGTCTCGCTCTATCTGCGCTGGTCGATCGACGAGACGCCGGTGTTCAAGAACCTCGTCGCCACCGACCGCCGCGACCGCATCCCGTTCCTCGCGATGTTCAAGCGCCAGCCCGTCGTGCTGCTCATCGCCGTCGGCGTCTCGCTGCTCGGCATCGGCTCGTACTCGCTGATGAACACGTACACGGTGAACTACGGCGTCGCAGTGCTCGGCTTCTCATACCAGGATCTGCTCATCGCAACCACGATCGGCGGTCTGCTGCAGCTCATCACCATTCCGACGTTCGGCTGGCTGGCGACGAAGATCGGGTCGGCCCGTGTCGTCGCGATCGGCGCCGCCGGGACGCTGCTGATCGCGTTCCCGATGTACTTCCTGCTGCAGTTCTCGACGTTCGGCATCCTCGTCGCCACGATGATCATCGGCGGAATCCTGCCGACCCTCAGCTGGGCGGCGCTCGGCGGGCTGATGAGCGACCTGTTCGACGACGACTTCCGCTACTCGGCCCTGTCGGTGGCGTACAGCGTCGGCGCCCTGATCTCGGGCTTCGTCCCCGCGGCCACCGGCGTGCTGGCCGAGGCGACGGCGAACGCCTGGTGGCACCCCGGCATCGTGCTCGCCATCATGTCCGCGATCACCCTGGTCGCCTCGATCGCGGCGGCCCGCGTCGTCGCCGCCCGCGGCACGGAACCGGTCACCGCCGTCCGTAGCGACCCGGTCTCCGCCTAA
- a CDS encoding ATP-binding cassette domain-containing protein, which yields MTSTATSSPLRLEGITKHFGGVVAIKQFDLEVNAGEIVALVGDNGAGKSTLVKIISGLYQPTAGSIQLNGEPVSFNDAADARAKGVEVVYQDLALVDQQPVYMNLFLGRELRKGPLRTLDRKEMQRQTQGLVDDLDVRIPSAKAMLADLSGGQRQGIAIARATHWASGLVLMDEPTAALGVAETGKVEEVILKLKQRGAAVLIVSHNLDQVFRIADRVTVMRRGTQVGTRETAGTDKNEIIAMITGLTS from the coding sequence ATGACCTCCACAGCAACCTCATCGCCGCTCCGGCTCGAGGGCATCACCAAGCACTTCGGCGGCGTCGTCGCCATCAAGCAGTTCGACCTCGAGGTCAACGCGGGCGAGATCGTCGCCCTGGTGGGCGACAACGGCGCGGGCAAGTCGACGCTCGTCAAGATCATCTCCGGGCTCTACCAGCCGACCGCCGGCAGCATTCAGCTGAACGGTGAGCCGGTGTCGTTCAACGACGCGGCCGATGCGCGGGCGAAAGGGGTCGAGGTCGTCTACCAGGACCTGGCGCTCGTCGATCAGCAGCCCGTCTACATGAACCTCTTCCTCGGGCGTGAGCTGCGCAAGGGCCCGTTGCGCACCCTTGACCGCAAGGAGATGCAGCGCCAGACGCAGGGCCTCGTCGACGACCTCGACGTGCGCATCCCCTCCGCCAAGGCGATGCTCGCCGACCTCTCGGGCGGTCAGCGCCAGGGCATCGCGATCGCCCGTGCCACGCATTGGGCTTCGGGTCTCGTGCTGATGGACGAGCCGACCGCGGCGCTCGGCGTGGCCGAGACCGGCAAGGTCGAAGAGGTCATCCTGAAGCTGAAGCAGCGGGGCGCTGCCGTGCTGATCGTGTCGCACAACCTCGACCAGGTCTTCCGCATCGCCGACCGGGTCACGGTAATGCGCCGCGGCACCCAGGTGGGGACGCGCGAGACCGCCGGCACCGACAAGAACGAGATCATCGCCATGATCACGGGGCTCACCTCATGA
- a CDS encoding methyltransferase domain-containing protein has product MQNERYIHGHHESVLRSHTWRTVGNSAAYLVPHLRPGLELLDVGSGPGTITVDFAERVAPGDVVGVDAAEVIVEQARSLATERGITNARFIVGDAYALPLDDDSVDIAHAHQVLQHLADPVAVLTEMARVVRPGGLIAARDVDYGGSIWFPEIDGLGEWLRLYDAVARAGGGEPDAGRRLGAWARAAGLTDVTSTASIWAFASDEERQWWGGLWADRAVRSSFAEQALEAGLATRTDLERIADAWRTWAEHPDGWFSFPHGEIVARVA; this is encoded by the coding sequence GTGCAGAACGAGCGCTACATCCACGGCCATCACGAGAGCGTGCTGCGCTCGCACACCTGGCGCACCGTCGGGAACTCCGCGGCATACCTCGTCCCGCACCTGCGGCCGGGGCTCGAGCTCCTTGATGTCGGCAGCGGCCCCGGCACCATCACTGTCGACTTCGCCGAGCGCGTCGCCCCCGGGGATGTGGTCGGCGTGGATGCCGCCGAGGTCATCGTCGAGCAGGCGCGGTCGCTCGCGACCGAGCGCGGCATCACCAACGCCCGCTTCATCGTCGGAGACGCGTACGCGCTGCCTCTCGACGACGACAGCGTCGACATCGCACACGCCCACCAAGTCCTGCAGCACCTGGCCGATCCGGTCGCGGTGCTGACCGAGATGGCGCGGGTGGTGAGGCCCGGCGGGCTGATCGCGGCGCGCGACGTCGACTACGGCGGCTCCATCTGGTTCCCCGAGATCGACGGCCTCGGCGAGTGGCTCCGGCTCTACGACGCGGTGGCTCGGGCGGGCGGCGGCGAGCCCGACGCGGGCCGGCGACTCGGCGCGTGGGCTCGTGCGGCGGGTCTCACCGACGTGACCAGCACAGCGTCGATCTGGGCTTTCGCCTCCGACGAGGAGCGGCAGTGGTGGGGTGGCCTCTGGGCCGACCGTGCGGTGCGATCGTCGTTCGCCGAGCAGGCGCTCGAGGCGGGGCTCGCCACCCGCACCGACCTCGAGCGTATCGCCGACGCGTGGCGGACCTGGGCGGAGCATCCCGACGGATGGTTCTCCTTCCCGCACGGCGAGATCGTCGCCCGGGTCGCCTGA
- a CDS encoding GntR family transcriptional regulator, with translation MLLTVDPASATPLFQQIADGVRAEVIRGTLGAGSRLPAAKELAESLQLNLHTVLKAYQMLRDEGLLDLRRGRGAVLTAQAAVLGDVAADVPSLVARAKAAGIGAAALSALIKEEYSR, from the coding sequence GTGCTCCTGACCGTCGATCCCGCCTCCGCGACGCCGCTGTTCCAGCAGATCGCGGACGGCGTGCGCGCCGAGGTCATCCGCGGAACGCTCGGAGCGGGCTCGCGTCTGCCCGCCGCGAAGGAGCTCGCCGAATCGCTGCAGCTAAACCTCCACACCGTGCTGAAGGCGTATCAGATGCTCCGCGACGAGGGCCTGCTCGACCTGCGTCGTGGTCGCGGCGCGGTCCTCACCGCGCAAGCGGCGGTTCTCGGCGATGTGGCCGCCGACGTGCCGTCGCTCGTCGCCCGAGCCAAAGCGGCGGGGATCGGCGCCGCCGCACTGTCCGCCTTGATCAAAGAGGAGTACTCGAGATGA
- a CDS encoding GNAT family N-acetyltransferase, whose product MSVTVRPVEQGDFFAWYGLFASYADFYQQPLTDDRAMRAWAWLNSDEYSVRGLVAVDDESGDIVGIAHVRPFERPLSGGIGLYLDDLYVREDERGKGVGKALIHAVTQQASERGYNVVRWVTAEDNETARKLYDELAEKTQWVTYDISVG is encoded by the coding sequence ATGAGCGTCACAGTACGACCGGTCGAGCAGGGCGACTTCTTCGCCTGGTACGGGCTCTTCGCGAGCTACGCGGACTTCTACCAGCAGCCGCTCACCGACGACCGCGCGATGCGGGCTTGGGCATGGCTGAACAGCGACGAGTACTCCGTGCGGGGCCTGGTCGCCGTCGACGACGAGTCGGGGGACATCGTCGGCATCGCGCATGTGCGCCCGTTCGAGCGTCCCCTGTCGGGCGGCATCGGCCTCTACCTCGACGACCTCTACGTGCGCGAGGACGAGCGGGGAAAGGGCGTCGGCAAGGCGCTCATCCACGCCGTCACGCAGCAGGCCAGCGAGCGCGGCTACAACGTCGTGCGCTGGGTCACCGCCGAGGACAACGAGACCGCGCGCAAGCTCTACGACGAGCTGGCCGAGAAGACCCAGTGGGTCACCTACGACATCAGCGTTGGCTGA
- a CDS encoding TetR/AcrR family transcriptional regulator, whose product MPGESTAGRPRRSSRSTLQDAAYELFLERGYAAVPIDEIARTAGVSRSTFWGYAASKSDLLWFDVDAALDRLERRLAALAAERVEHTDHDDRAVGIREAVREVAASFGPGEMPLPFVEAGTMGVVDELRASAFPRLARLVDLLGAAWAPASPDGATARADAWRLAAEITAAAETWLTDRPRGSLVDHIRL is encoded by the coding sequence ATGCCTGGAGAAAGCACGGCGGGGCGCCCGAGGCGCTCGTCGCGATCGACGCTGCAGGACGCCGCGTACGAGCTCTTCCTCGAGCGGGGCTACGCGGCCGTCCCGATCGATGAGATCGCCCGCACCGCGGGAGTGTCCCGCTCGACCTTCTGGGGGTACGCCGCGTCGAAGAGCGACCTGTTGTGGTTCGACGTCGACGCCGCTCTCGACCGGCTCGAACGACGACTCGCGGCGCTCGCCGCAGAGCGTGTCGAGCACACCGATCATGATGATCGCGCTGTCGGCATCCGTGAGGCGGTGCGGGAGGTGGCCGCCTCCTTCGGTCCCGGCGAGATGCCGCTGCCCTTCGTCGAGGCCGGCACCATGGGCGTCGTCGACGAGCTCCGCGCGTCGGCGTTCCCGCGGCTCGCGCGGCTCGTGGACCTGCTCGGTGCGGCGTGGGCGCCCGCCTCGCCGGACGGCGCGACCGCTCGCGCCGACGCGTGGCGGCTCGCCGCGGAGATCACCGCCGCCGCCGAAACGTGGCTGACGGATCGGCCTCGGGGGAGCCTGGTCGACCACATCCGCCTTTAG
- the valS gene encoding valine--tRNA ligase, producing the protein MSTPAAIPDKPALEGLESKWGVRWDESGVYRFDRTDRTRSDIYSIDTPPPTASGSLHIGHVFSYTHTDVIARYQRMTGKTVFYPMGWDDNGLPTERRVQNYYGVRCDPTLPYDAEFAPPFEGGDNKSSKAADQIPISRRNFIELCEKLTVEDEKQFEAVWRSLGLSVDWTQTYRTIGDDARAASQKAFLRNLARGEAYQADAPTLWDVTFRTAVAQAELEDRVQPGHYHRVAFAKTDAPGEHVEIETSRPELLPACVALVAHPDDERYKPLFGSTVTTPVFGVEVPVLAHHLAQPDKGTGIAMICTFGDVTDIVWWRELDLPNRAVIGFDGRFVSEAPDAIDTEAGREAYAQLAGKTVFSAKQAVVEMLRESGALLEEPKAVQHPVKFFEKGDRPLEIVSTRQWYITNGGRDESLRDRLLELGQGIDFLPDFMRVRYENWVKGLAGDWLISRQRFFGVPIPVWYPLDGDGNPVFDQPIAADEASLPVDPSSDVPAGYTEDQRGVAGGFIGELDVMDTWATSSLTPQLAGGWERDEELWNLVFPYDLRPQGQDIIRTWLFSTALRSLLEYGVSPWSHAAISGFIVDPDRKKMSKSKGNVVTPAAMLEQHGSDAVRYWAASSRLGTDAAFDPQNPTQIRIGRRLAIKILNAAKFILGFDAADVPTGRDAVSHPLDWSMLATLDRVVATSTAALDEYDHARALETAEAFFWTFCDDYLELVKERAYGSAESEDGGQASAVAALRDALATLLRLFAPFVPFATEEAWSWFGEGSVHVAAWPTAGGVPDTADTGLLSLASEALIGIRRAKTDAKASQKTRVAQATIVGPLASVEKLQLAEGDLKAVGRIDELSFEEGTELAVTRIELAPNDEL; encoded by the coding sequence GTGTCGACCCCTGCAGCCATCCCCGACAAGCCGGCCCTCGAAGGACTCGAGTCCAAGTGGGGCGTCCGCTGGGACGAGAGCGGCGTGTACCGCTTCGACCGCACCGACCGGACCCGCTCCGACATCTACTCGATCGACACCCCGCCTCCCACTGCGTCCGGGTCGCTGCACATCGGGCACGTCTTCAGCTACACCCACACCGACGTCATCGCGCGCTACCAGCGCATGACCGGCAAGACCGTCTTCTACCCGATGGGCTGGGACGACAACGGTCTGCCCACCGAGCGCCGGGTGCAGAACTACTACGGGGTCCGCTGCGACCCCACCCTCCCCTACGACGCCGAGTTCGCGCCGCCGTTCGAGGGCGGCGACAACAAGAGCAGCAAAGCCGCCGACCAGATCCCGATCTCGCGCCGCAACTTCATCGAGCTGTGCGAGAAGCTGACCGTCGAAGACGAGAAGCAGTTCGAAGCCGTCTGGCGTTCGCTCGGACTCTCGGTCGACTGGACGCAGACCTACCGCACCATCGGCGACGACGCCCGCGCCGCGTCGCAGAAGGCGTTCCTACGCAACCTCGCCCGTGGGGAGGCGTATCAGGCCGACGCGCCCACCCTGTGGGATGTGACCTTCCGCACCGCGGTCGCCCAGGCCGAGCTCGAAGACCGGGTGCAGCCGGGCCACTATCACCGGGTCGCCTTCGCGAAGACCGACGCCCCCGGCGAGCACGTCGAGATCGAGACGAGCCGCCCCGAGCTGCTGCCCGCCTGCGTCGCCCTCGTCGCGCATCCCGACGACGAGCGCTACAAGCCGCTCTTCGGCAGCACCGTCACCACGCCCGTCTTCGGTGTCGAGGTCCCCGTGCTCGCGCACCACCTCGCGCAGCCCGACAAGGGCACCGGCATCGCCATGATCTGTACCTTCGGCGACGTGACCGACATCGTCTGGTGGCGCGAGCTCGACCTGCCGAACCGTGCGGTCATCGGCTTCGACGGTCGCTTCGTCAGCGAGGCACCCGACGCCATCGACACCGAAGCGGGTCGCGAGGCCTACGCGCAGCTCGCGGGCAAGACGGTGTTCTCGGCGAAGCAGGCCGTCGTCGAGATGCTCCGCGAGTCCGGTGCGCTTCTCGAGGAGCCGAAGGCCGTTCAGCACCCCGTGAAGTTCTTCGAGAAGGGCGACCGGCCCCTCGAGATCGTCTCGACCCGCCAGTGGTACATCACCAATGGCGGACGCGACGAGTCCCTGCGGGACCGTCTCCTCGAGCTCGGCCAGGGCATCGACTTCCTGCCCGACTTCATGCGGGTGCGGTACGAGAACTGGGTGAAGGGGCTCGCGGGCGACTGGCTGATCTCGCGTCAGCGCTTCTTCGGCGTGCCGATCCCCGTCTGGTACCCCCTCGACGGCGACGGCAACCCGGTCTTCGACCAGCCGATCGCCGCCGACGAGGCGTCGCTCCCGGTCGACCCGTCGAGCGACGTGCCCGCCGGCTACACCGAGGATCAGCGGGGCGTCGCGGGCGGCTTCATCGGCGAACTCGACGTCATGGACACCTGGGCGACCTCGTCGCTCACACCGCAGCTCGCCGGCGGGTGGGAGCGCGACGAGGAGCTGTGGAACCTCGTGTTCCCCTACGACCTCCGCCCCCAGGGCCAGGACATCATCCGCACCTGGCTCTTCTCCACCGCGCTGCGCTCGCTGCTCGAGTACGGGGTCAGCCCGTGGTCGCACGCCGCCATCTCGGGGTTCATCGTCGACCCCGACCGCAAGAAGATGTCGAAGTCGAAGGGCAACGTCGTCACTCCGGCGGCGATGCTCGAGCAGCACGGATCCGACGCGGTGCGCTACTGGGCGGCCTCGAGCCGTCTCGGCACCGATGCGGCGTTCGACCCGCAGAACCCGACTCAGATCCGCATCGGTCGGCGCCTCGCGATCAAGATCCTCAACGCCGCGAAGTTCATCCTCGGCTTCGACGCGGCCGACGTGCCGACCGGGCGCGACGCCGTGTCCCACCCGCTCGACTGGAGCATGCTGGCCACCCTCGACCGGGTCGTCGCCACGTCCACGGCCGCGCTCGACGAGTACGACCACGCACGCGCCCTCGAGACCGCCGAGGCGTTCTTCTGGACCTTCTGCGACGACTACCTCGAGCTCGTCAAGGAGCGCGCATACGGCTCGGCCGAGTCGGAGGACGGCGGTCAGGCGTCGGCGGTCGCCGCCCTGCGCGACGCCCTCGCGACCCTGCTGCGGCTCTTCGCCCCGTTCGTCCCGTTCGCCACCGAGGAGGCATGGTCCTGGTTCGGTGAAGGCTCCGTGCACGTCGCCGCGTGGCCGACGGCCGGCGGAGTGCCCGACACCGCGGACACCGGCCTGCTGAGCCTCGCCAGCGAGGCGCTGATCGGCATCCGCCGCGCCAAGACCGACGCGAAGGCATCGCAGAAGACCCGGGTCGCGCAGGCCACCATCGTCGGTCCGCTCGCCTCCGTCGAGAAGCTCCAGCTCGCCGAGGGCGACCTCAAGGCGGTGGGCCGCATCGACGAGCTCAGCTTCGAGGAAGGGACCGAGCTCGCGGTGACACGCATCGAGCTCGCCCCGAACGACGAACTCTGA
- a CDS encoding SIS domain-containing protein yields MSGADSTTPGALIRAEIAEQPAAWRRLLTAGREQIIAAATLLRDTDPELIVFAARGTSDHAAMYAQYLAHVRLGIPAMLATPSAFTAYGARLSYPRAVLVAVTQSGESPDLIETVRVAKSAGVPVIAVTNVAESMVAGLGDVPLDLVAGPELSVAATKTYTAELLALHAVISLAAGDRWDDVAARIGAVADAAEKLLAGEHPGWNALADTVAKTDRILVVGRGYSMASAREGALKLMETNGIAASGWSAADATHGPLGQVRPATLVFLLTASPSTRAAAAAFGEKASALGGTLVEVGGPASTPLHLALPTDGVDETLIPVLEIIPFQLLALDAALRRGLDPDNPEGLAKVTKTR; encoded by the coding sequence ATGAGCGGCGCCGACAGCACCACCCCCGGGGCGCTCATCCGGGCGGAGATCGCCGAGCAGCCCGCAGCGTGGCGCAGACTGCTGACTGCGGGCCGCGAGCAGATCATCGCGGCGGCGACGCTGCTGCGCGACACCGACCCCGAGCTGATCGTGTTCGCGGCGCGCGGCACCAGCGATCATGCGGCGATGTACGCGCAGTACCTCGCCCACGTTCGGCTCGGCATCCCTGCGATGCTCGCGACCCCCAGCGCGTTCACCGCCTACGGGGCCCGCCTGAGTTACCCGCGCGCGGTGCTCGTCGCCGTGACGCAGTCGGGCGAGTCACCCGATCTGATCGAGACGGTGAGGGTTGCGAAGTCCGCCGGCGTCCCGGTGATCGCGGTCACCAACGTGGCCGAGAGCATGGTCGCGGGACTCGGCGACGTACCCCTCGACCTGGTGGCGGGGCCCGAGCTCTCGGTCGCGGCGACCAAGACCTACACCGCCGAGCTGCTCGCTCTGCATGCCGTCATCTCGCTCGCCGCGGGCGATCGCTGGGACGACGTCGCCGCCCGCATCGGCGCTGTCGCGGACGCGGCGGAGAAGCTGCTCGCGGGCGAACACCCGGGGTGGAACGCTCTCGCCGACACCGTCGCAAAGACCGATCGCATCCTCGTGGTCGGCCGCGGCTACTCGATGGCGAGCGCTCGAGAAGGCGCCCTCAAGCTGATGGAGACGAACGGCATCGCCGCGTCGGGGTGGAGCGCCGCGGATGCGACGCACGGGCCGCTCGGCCAGGTGCGCCCGGCCACGCTCGTGTTCCTGCTGACGGCGTCGCCCAGCACCCGTGCGGCCGCCGCCGCGTTCGGTGAGAAGGCCTCGGCGCTCGGCGGCACGCTCGTCGAGGTCGGCGGGCCGGCTTCGACGCCGCTGCACCTCGCGCTTCCGACCGACGGCGTGGACGAGACTCTGATCCCGGTGCTGGAGATCATCCCGTTCCAGCTGCTCGCCCTGGATGCCGCGCTCCGCCGCGGTCTCGACCCCGACAATCCGGAAGGGTTGGCCAAAGTCACCAAGACCCGGTGA
- a CDS encoding SDR family NAD(P)-dependent oxidoreductase has protein sequence MLTLDVRDRRAAFDVVAQVEAESGGVDVLVNNAGYGLIGAIEEVSESDARAIVDTDLSGPLWLSQAVLPGMRARAAGTIVQISTVGAVGTMPTLGLYNAAKWGFEAFSEAMAAEVEGAGIRVLIVEPGGLDTEWGTGSMRFAAPNPAYDGLRESLFGTAEVPWPAEGTAGGASPADAAAAILRIVAEDPTGLRHLVGDDAPSQVATAIGMRLADYRRDPRFVAAETDIDASAGQT, from the coding sequence GTGCTGACCCTCGATGTGCGCGACCGGCGCGCGGCGTTCGACGTCGTGGCCCAGGTCGAGGCGGAATCCGGCGGAGTCGACGTGCTCGTCAATAACGCCGGATACGGGCTAATCGGCGCGATCGAGGAGGTGTCGGAGTCCGATGCCCGCGCCATCGTCGACACCGACTTGTCCGGACCGCTCTGGCTCAGTCAAGCGGTTCTGCCCGGGATGCGGGCTCGTGCGGCGGGAACCATCGTGCAGATCTCGACGGTCGGCGCCGTCGGCACGATGCCGACTCTCGGGCTCTACAATGCCGCGAAGTGGGGCTTCGAAGCGTTCAGTGAAGCGATGGCCGCCGAGGTCGAGGGCGCGGGAATCCGGGTGCTCATCGTCGAGCCCGGCGGTCTCGACACCGAGTGGGGCACCGGCAGCATGCGCTTCGCCGCACCCAACCCCGCCTACGACGGTCTGCGAGAGAGCCTTTTCGGAACGGCCGAGGTGCCGTGGCCGGCCGAAGGCACCGCAGGCGGTGCTTCGCCGGCGGATGCGGCCGCCGCCATCCTTCGGATCGTCGCCGAGGATCCGACGGGGCTCCGGCATCTCGTGGGCGACGATGCGCCTTCCCAGGTCGCCACGGCGATCGGCATGCGCCTCGCGGACTACCGTCGCGACCCTCGTTTCGTCGCCGCAGAGACTGACATCGATGCGTCGGCGGGTCAGACGTAG
- a CDS encoding HdeD family acid-resistance protein has product MTTNPTTDAFTLDLTWLRRAYRGQLIAVAVIGLVLGIIGAIFPAATALTISIIFGAFLLVLGVSRIVSAIIAHSLNAALRWLSAIVGVLLLAVGVLCLADPFEAWSTLAIFIGIGWIIDGVMDIAAGVNGAVHPRWFAWVSGIISIAAGVAFFVLPFTSLALLVQIGSFLLIVVSLSTLLTLPRKSKAETVTA; this is encoded by the coding sequence ATGACCACGAACCCCACCACCGACGCGTTCACCCTCGACCTGACCTGGCTGCGCCGGGCCTACCGGGGGCAGCTGATCGCCGTCGCCGTGATCGGACTCGTCCTCGGCATCATCGGGGCGATCTTCCCCGCGGCCACCGCACTCACCATCTCGATCATCTTCGGTGCGTTCCTGCTGGTGCTCGGCGTCTCGCGCATCGTCTCGGCGATCATCGCGCACAGCCTCAACGCCGCGCTCCGCTGGCTGAGCGCCATCGTCGGCGTGCTGCTCCTCGCTGTCGGCGTGCTCTGCCTCGCCGACCCGTTCGAGGCCTGGAGTACGCTGGCGATCTTCATCGGCATCGGCTGGATCATCGACGGTGTCATGGACATCGCCGCCGGCGTGAACGGCGCCGTCCACCCGCGCTGGTTCGCCTGGGTCAGCGGGATCATCTCCATCGCGGCCGGAGTTGCGTTCTTCGTGCTCCCGTTCACCAGCCTTGCCCTGCTCGTCCAGATCGGGTCGTTCCTGCTGATCGTCGTCAGCCTTTCGACCCTGCTCACCCTTCCGCGCAAGTCGAAGGCCGAGACGGTCACCGCCTGA